The following proteins are encoded in a genomic region of Clostridium kluyveri:
- a CDS encoding glutamine--tRNA ligase/YqeY domain fusion protein, which translates to MGDNNNSSNFIKNIIIEDLKSGEYEKVVTRFPPEPNGYLHIGHAKSIVLNFSLADEFEGKVNLRFDDTNPSKEDVEYVESIKEDVKWLGYNWNNLCFASSYFERMYEYAVFLIKKGKAYVCDLTADEIREYRGTLTKPGKESPYRNRDVEENFKLFECMKNGEFKDGEKVLRAKIDMDSPNINMRDPVLYRIAHASHHNTGDRWCIYPMYDFAHPLEDAIEGVTHSICTLEFEDHRPLYDWIIRECEIENRPKQIEFARLNMTNTVMSKRKLKKLVDENFVDGWDDPRMPTIAGLRRRGFTPEAIRNFCRAIGVSKASSIVDSQMLDYFLRDDLEKKAPRTMAILNPLKVVITNYPEGKTETFKIENNPDDFNAGVREVPFSREIYIEQEDFMENPPKKYYRLFPGNEVRLKSAYFIKCTEAVKDKDGNVIELRCTYDPASKGGNSPDGRKVRGTLHWINVNTAIPAEMRLYEPLILEQQEREGEEDSFLDYVNPNSLKVVKGFVEPDMKRVKSDEKFQFFRHGYFVLDGKCSKNGELVFNRIASLKSSFKISENK; encoded by the coding sequence ATGGGAGATAATAATAATTCATCAAATTTTATTAAAAATATAATTATAGAAGATTTAAAATCAGGAGAATATGAAAAGGTAGTAACTAGATTTCCCCCGGAGCCTAATGGATATTTGCACATAGGTCATGCAAAATCGATAGTCTTGAATTTCAGCTTGGCAGATGAATTTGAAGGAAAAGTTAATTTAAGGTTTGATGATACCAATCCTTCAAAAGAAGATGTGGAGTATGTAGAATCAATAAAAGAAGATGTAAAGTGGCTTGGATATAATTGGAATAATCTGTGTTTTGCTTCTAGTTATTTTGAACGAATGTATGAATATGCTGTTTTTTTAATAAAAAAAGGAAAAGCATATGTATGTGATTTGACCGCCGATGAAATAAGAGAATATAGGGGCACTTTAACAAAACCAGGAAAGGAAAGTCCTTATAGAAATAGGGATGTAGAAGAAAATTTTAAGTTGTTTGAATGTATGAAAAATGGAGAATTTAAAGATGGAGAAAAGGTTTTAAGAGCAAAAATTGATATGGATTCTCCCAACATAAACATGAGAGATCCTGTATTATATAGAATAGCTCATGCAAGTCATCATAATACTGGAGATAGATGGTGCATATATCCTATGTATGATTTTGCTCATCCCTTAGAAGATGCTATTGAAGGAGTTACTCATTCTATATGTACACTTGAATTTGAAGATCATAGGCCTCTTTACGACTGGATAATACGGGAATGTGAAATAGAAAATAGACCTAAACAAATAGAATTTGCTAGATTAAATATGACAAATACAGTTATGAGTAAGAGAAAACTTAAAAAGCTTGTAGATGAAAATTTTGTAGATGGATGGGATGATCCACGTATGCCGACCATTGCAGGTTTGAGAAGAAGAGGATTTACTCCAGAAGCTATTAGAAATTTTTGCAGGGCAATAGGGGTGTCTAAAGCTAGCAGTATAGTAGATTCTCAGATGCTTGATTATTTTTTAAGAGATGATCTTGAGAAAAAAGCTCCTAGAACTATGGCTATATTAAATCCTCTTAAGGTCGTAATAACTAATTATCCAGAGGGAAAAACAGAAACTTTTAAAATTGAGAATAATCCTGATGATTTTAATGCAGGAGTTAGAGAAGTGCCTTTTTCAAGAGAAATATATATAGAACAAGAAGATTTTATGGAAAATCCACCTAAAAAGTACTACAGATTGTTCCCAGGGAATGAAGTCAGGTTAAAAAGCGCTTATTTTATAAAATGTACTGAAGCCGTTAAAGATAAAGATGGAAATGTCATAGAATTACGCTGTACTTATGATCCTGCATCAAAGGGTGGAAATAGCCCTGATGGAAGAAAAGTAAGAGGCACACTTCATTGGATAAATGTAAATACTGCAATTCCAGCAGAAATGAGGCTTTATGAACCTTTGATATTGGAACAGCAGGAAAGGGAAGGAGAAGAAGATTCCTTTTTAGATTATGTTAATCCTAATTCTCTAAAGGTTGTAAAAGGTTTTGTAGAACCTGATATGAAACGTGTAAAATCAGATGAA